From a single Leopardus geoffroyi isolate Oge1 chromosome E1, O.geoffroyi_Oge1_pat1.0, whole genome shotgun sequence genomic region:
- the PIPOX gene encoding peroxisomal sarcosine oxidase isoform X2, with protein MAAQKDLYDAIVIGAGIQGCFTAYHLAKHRKRVILLEQFFLPHSRGSSHGQSRIIRRAYPEDFYAQMMDECYQIWAQLEHEAGTQLHRQTGLLLLGMQENSELKTIQATLSRRGVEHQCLSAEELKQRFPNVLLARGEVGVLDKSGGVLYADKALRALQDAIRHLGGLVCDGEKVMEIKPGFPVTVKSTAGSYQAKSLVITAGPWTNQLLRPLGIELPLQTLRINVCYWREKVPGSYGVSQAFPCFLGLGLSPAPHHIYGLPSGEYPGLMKVCYHHGNNVDPEERDCPEAFSDIQDVQILGRFVRDHLPDLEPKPALLEPCLYTNTPDEHFILDRHPKYDNVIIGAGFSGQPDIPQSQSSKDL; from the exons ATGGCTGCTCAGAAAGATCTCTATGATGCCATTGTGATCGGGGCAGGCATCCAGGGCTGCTTCACGGCATACCATCTGGCCAAACACAGGAAGAGGGTCATCCTGCTGGAGCAG TTCTTTCTACCGCACTCCCGAGGAAGCTCCCATGGGCAGAGCCGGATAATCAGAAGGGCATATCCTGAAGACTTCTACGCCCAGATGATGGATGAGTGCTACCAGATATGGGCTCAGCTGGAGCATGAGGCTGGGACCCAATTACACAG gCAGACGGGGctactgctgctgggaatgcaggAGAATTCAGAATTAAAAACGATCCAGGCTACTTTGTCTAGACGGGGCGTGGAGCACCAGTGCCTTTCAGCTGAGGAGCTGAAACAACGTTTCCCCAATGTTCTGTTGGCTAGGGGAGAAGTGGGGGTCTTGGACAAGTCCGGAGGAGTTCTCTATGCAGACAAGGCCCTCAGAGCCCTGCAG GATGCAATTCGACATCTGGGAGGCCTAGTGTGTGATGGAGAGAAGGTGATGGAGATAAAACCGGGGTTCCCAGTCACAGTGAAAAGTACGGCCGGGAGCTACCAAGCCAAGAGCTTGGTCATCACAGCGGGCCCTTGGACCAACCAGCTCCTCCGTCCCCTGGGAATAGAGCTGCCTCTGCAG ACCCTGCGAATCAATGTGTGTTATTGGCGAGAGAAGGTTCCCGGAAGCTACGGTGTGTCCCAGGCCTTTCCTTGCTTCCTAGGCCTGGGCCTCAGCCCGGCTCCCCACCACATCTACGGGCTGCCCTCCGGAGAATACCCAGGGCTGATGAAG GTCTGCTATCACCACGGCAACAACGTAGATCCTGAGGAGCGGGACTGCCCGGAAGCATTCTCAGACATCCAAGACGTCCAGATCCTGGGCCGCTTTGTCAGAGATCACTTACCTGACCTAGAGCCCAAGCCTGCCCTTTTGGAGCCCTGCTTGTACACG AACACCCCTGATGAGCACTTCATTCTTGATCGACACCCAAAGTATGACAACGTCATCATCGGTGCTGGATTCTCTG GTCAACCAGATATTCCACAATCACAGAGTAGCAAGGACCTTTGA
- the PIPOX gene encoding peroxisomal sarcosine oxidase isoform X1, whose amino-acid sequence MAAQKDLYDAIVIGAGIQGCFTAYHLAKHRKRVILLEQFFLPHSRGSSHGQSRIIRRAYPEDFYAQMMDECYQIWAQLEHEAGTQLHRQTGLLLLGMQENSELKTIQATLSRRGVEHQCLSAEELKQRFPNVLLARGEVGVLDKSGGVLYADKALRALQDAIRHLGGLVCDGEKVMEIKPGFPVTVKSTAGSYQAKSLVITAGPWTNQLLRPLGIELPLQTLRINVCYWREKVPGSYGVSQAFPCFLGLGLSPAPHHIYGLPSGEYPGLMKVCYHHGNNVDPEERDCPEAFSDIQDVQILGRFVRDHLPDLEPKPALLEPCLYTNTPDEHFILDRHPKYDNVIIGAGFSGHGFKLSPVVGKILYELSMKLTPSYDLTPFRMSRFPGLGKAHL is encoded by the exons ATGGCTGCTCAGAAAGATCTCTATGATGCCATTGTGATCGGGGCAGGCATCCAGGGCTGCTTCACGGCATACCATCTGGCCAAACACAGGAAGAGGGTCATCCTGCTGGAGCAG TTCTTTCTACCGCACTCCCGAGGAAGCTCCCATGGGCAGAGCCGGATAATCAGAAGGGCATATCCTGAAGACTTCTACGCCCAGATGATGGATGAGTGCTACCAGATATGGGCTCAGCTGGAGCATGAGGCTGGGACCCAATTACACAG gCAGACGGGGctactgctgctgggaatgcaggAGAATTCAGAATTAAAAACGATCCAGGCTACTTTGTCTAGACGGGGCGTGGAGCACCAGTGCCTTTCAGCTGAGGAGCTGAAACAACGTTTCCCCAATGTTCTGTTGGCTAGGGGAGAAGTGGGGGTCTTGGACAAGTCCGGAGGAGTTCTCTATGCAGACAAGGCCCTCAGAGCCCTGCAG GATGCAATTCGACATCTGGGAGGCCTAGTGTGTGATGGAGAGAAGGTGATGGAGATAAAACCGGGGTTCCCAGTCACAGTGAAAAGTACGGCCGGGAGCTACCAAGCCAAGAGCTTGGTCATCACAGCGGGCCCTTGGACCAACCAGCTCCTCCGTCCCCTGGGAATAGAGCTGCCTCTGCAG ACCCTGCGAATCAATGTGTGTTATTGGCGAGAGAAGGTTCCCGGAAGCTACGGTGTGTCCCAGGCCTTTCCTTGCTTCCTAGGCCTGGGCCTCAGCCCGGCTCCCCACCACATCTACGGGCTGCCCTCCGGAGAATACCCAGGGCTGATGAAG GTCTGCTATCACCACGGCAACAACGTAGATCCTGAGGAGCGGGACTGCCCGGAAGCATTCTCAGACATCCAAGACGTCCAGATCCTGGGCCGCTTTGTCAGAGATCACTTACCTGACCTAGAGCCCAAGCCTGCCCTTTTGGAGCCCTGCTTGTACACG AACACCCCTGATGAGCACTTCATTCTTGATCGACACCCAAAGTATGACAACGTCATCATCGGTGCTGGATTCTCTG GACACGGATTCAAGCTCTCCCCTGTTGTGGGGAAGATCCTGTATGAATTAAGCATGAAATTAACGCCATCCTATGACTTGACACCTTTTAGAATGAGCCGCTTCCCCGGCCTGGGCAAAGCCCACCTCTGA